CCAGGCGCGAGGACCGCCAGCGCTTCCATATCAAGACGCTCCACCACAACCCGCGCCCGCTCGGCGAGCTTTGCACCGCTCGCGGTGACGGTCAGCTGGACGGTTCTGCGGTTCGAAGGGTGTTCGCGGCGGATGAGAAGGCCGCGGTCGACCAGCGTGTTGACAGCGGCCCCCATGGACTGGGGAGTGAAGCCGGTCCGACGGGCGATCTCCGCTGCGGAGATGCCCGGCACCCAAACGGCGTGCTGCAGCGCGTTGTGCTGCGCGGTCGTGAGGTTGAGCGAACGCAGCGCTCTCTCAAGTCGCGTTCCCATCACATGCACCGTCTGCCATGCCACGTAGCCCACGCGCGTGGACGGATCTGCGGGAGTGCGGCTCATGAGCGGCTCCGATAGTAAGGCGCCTGATATTTTTGTGGTAGAACTATAAGGTACCTTACATGCAGGGATGGAGCACGCCACCATGTCCACACCACCCACCACTTCCGTCGAGCCACGTCACGCGCCCCATCACCACGCGATGGACACCGCTCCGGCGCAGCAGGGTGCCACCGGAGCGAGGGGAGTTCTGCTGCCGGTCGCGATCGTGCTGGTCATCGGCTCGATCTTTGTCAGCGTGTTTCTGGCCGCCTTTCACGCCCCGCGCCCGCACGACCTTCCGGTCGGCGTCGTCGGGACGACCCAGCGGCTCGAACAGATCACCGGCGGACTGGAGCTCGGGCTCCCCGGCGGATTCGAGGTGAAGCGCTACGCCGACGAGAACGCAGCCCGCCACGCACTGCAGGCCCGAAAGGTGTACGCCGCCTATGTCGTCGGCCCCGAAAAGTCCGCCGAGCTGCTGTATGCCGGAGCCAATGGCCCTTCGGTGACCTCGACGGTCACCGGCGCCTTCTCCGGAGTCGCCAAGGCCGGCGGCGAACGGATGACCGCGAAGGACGTCGTACCGGCGTCAGCGGGCGACACCCGCGGTATGTCGGTGTTCTACGCCGGGTTCGGCGTCGTGCTGGCCGGGTTCCTGTTCGGCACGATGACCTACCAGATGGCTCCCCGACTGGAGTACCGGTGGAGGTTGGCCAGCCTGGCCTCCTTCAGCGTCCTCGCCGGTGTCCTGGTGGCGCTGATAGCCGGAAGCGTTGGCTTCTCCGCACTGCCGGGACCGTTCCTGGGCATCGCGGGGGTCATTGCTCTGATGGCGGCGGCGGTAGGCAGCGCGAGCATGGCGTTCATCCGCGTCTTCGGGCGGGCCGGGATGTCGTTGGCCGCCGTGGTCCTGTTCACCTTCGGCAACAGCACGAGTGGTGGCACGCTGCCCACCGCCTACCTGCCGGACTGGCTGCACCCGTTCTCGGAGATCCTCCCGGTGGGCGTCGGTGTACGAGCCGTCCAGGGCCTGTCCCACTTCAACAACGACGGTCTCACCGCCGGCGTCGTCGTCCTGGTGACGTGGATCCTCGTTGCCGCCGCGGTGCTCTTCTGGCGTGATGCCCAAGGGTCACGCCGTGCACCCGCCGCCTGACCCGGCTCCCGGACGAGCGCCGTTCCCCGGCCCACCGTAGGCCAGTTGAGGCACTCGTGTGCCGGGAGCGGTGAAGGCTGCGCTCACAGCACAGGCCGCAACCAGCGCCCACTCGGTGCTGCGGCCGACGTATGTCGCAAGAGGCCTAACCTCGAGCAGCGAACGCGGCGGCCGCTTCCTCAAAAGACGCGGGTTCACGGCCGAGCAGCATCCGCAGGACGTTGCTGTTGCCGCGCAGGCCGTGCCGGTCGTAGTCCTGCCACATGGCCCGCATGTCGGGGCCCCGGGACGGATCGTCGGCCACCGGGGGCGGGAGCGGCGCTTCCTCCCAGTCGACCGTCCTCGCCTCGAGCTCCACACCTCGTACACGTCCCGCGATGCGCAGGGCCTCGGCCGGTGTGGTGGTGGGGCCCGCCAGTTCGTACGTCGCCGAGCCATGGCCCTGCTCGGACAGAACCTTCACGCCGACTTCCGCGAGCTCGCGCAGATCGATGAACGAGAACTTGTTGTGGACGTCGAACGGCACGTTCACCGACCCCGCGGGAGCCCTTCCCCACGTCGACAGGACGATCTGGGCGAACATCGACGGCTGGAGGATCGTCCAGTCCAGGTCCGAACCCCGCACGGTGGCTTCGGCGTTCGCCTTGCGCATGTGGTGACGCAGGCCGGGGGTGTGCGGGTGGAGGACGGACAGGTACACGAACCGCCGCGCGCCCGCGTGCTCGGCCGCCTCGAGCGCCCTGATCGCGAAGACGTCCTCCTCCGGATGGAACGCCGGAGGAATCATGAACACGAAGTCGGCGTTCTTCACCGCCTGGCGGACGGCGTCGGGCTCCGCGAGATCCGCCTCGACGATTTCGTCGACGCCCAGAGCGGCCACCCGTTCACGACCCCCCGGACCGTGCACCACTGCGCGGACCCTGAACGGAGACCGCTGGGCCGCCTCCAACAGGTACCTACCGCAGAGCCCGGCCGCCCCGATCACCGCGAGCAAGGGCCGCTCTTCATTGCGTACGGCTTCTGGTTCGGACACTTTCGGGTTTCCTCTCGCTGGTTCCTTTGATGGCTTCGCAGAAGGGCCATGGCCTGACCGGTGACCGGCCCGTCGGGCACGTAGTCGAGGACCGCCTGCGTTCCCCGCGGTGCCAGCTCGCACAGCCGGCCGCCGAGAGCGTTGCTCGTCGCCCAGCCGTAGAGGAGTTCGTCAAGGGCGACGATGGCGGCCGGGATACCACCGGAGAGCCCAGCAACGGTCTTGAGCCGTTCCCTCTGGCGGCCGACCCGACCCCGCCGCCGCACTCGACCGACTGCGCGGGGAGACCCACGCCCGGAATCCAAGCCACGGGTTCGGTCATGGACGCGGGCGGTGTCGGCGGGAGTCGCCACTCGCCAACTCTGACCACTCGCCGACTCGGGCCGTCGCAACTCCGGCCGGCCGCGATCAACGCTCGGCGGTCACGCCTTCGTGACCGGTGAACGCCCGGCCAGAACGGACTCCATCAGGAAGCGGAGCATCTCGTGCGCCGGTCTGTTCCTGTCGTTGGGCACATGCGCGCCTTCGAACACGGTGACCACGGTATCGCGCAGGAGCGCGGCATCGATGTCGGGGTCGCCGTCGAGGCCGTGCTCGACGATGACCTCGTCGACCAGTCCGACGATCCAGCCCAGGAAGGTGTTGTGGGCGGCTCGAACCGCCTCGGAATGCGGCAGCCGGTCGTGCATGGCCTGATGCAGCGGCCGCGAATAGCGCATGTCGGACAGCCCCCGCACCAGCCGGCTCAACGGGTCGGCACCCGCCTGCTCCGCACTGAGGGTACGGATCTCGCGGCTGAGCATCCGGTCCATCACCGCGGCGAAGATGTCGTCCTTCGAGTCGAAGTACCAGTACACATTGCCCCGGGCCACACCGGCGGCAGCACTGATGTCCGCCATCGTGGTCTTGGCATAGCCCTTGGCGAGGAACAACTCTGTGGCCGCGGCGAGCAGATCACCCGCCCGCTCTTCACGGGGGATCTGCTGGCGGTTTCGCGGCATCCCGGGCTCCTCTGATGTGTTCAGCTCGTCTCAACTGAGTGTAGACAGCGAGCTGGACCAGCCCGATGTCAATGAAGCGATCTTGCCGAGAGACTGTGCGAAATGGCGCTGCGGCGGAGCCTCCGCCGACCACGACCAGGGACTGCGTGAGAAGCACGCCGCCTACAGCGATGGTCAGGCCGAAACGGTGCGGAAGAAGTGCTGGTCTCGATGTGGCCGCAATCCAGGACCCTCGACGGCGGTCCTCGGCGGCACCCCCGGCACGAGCCCCGTCGCGGCATCACCG
Above is a window of Streptomyces sp. NBC_00490 DNA encoding:
- a CDS encoding ABC transporter permease is translated as MSTPPTTSVEPRHAPHHHAMDTAPAQQGATGARGVLLPVAIVLVIGSIFVSVFLAAFHAPRPHDLPVGVVGTTQRLEQITGGLELGLPGGFEVKRYADENAARHALQARKVYAAYVVGPEKSAELLYAGANGPSVTSTVTGAFSGVAKAGGERMTAKDVVPASAGDTRGMSVFYAGFGVVLAGFLFGTMTYQMAPRLEYRWRLASLASFSVLAGVLVALIAGSVGFSALPGPFLGIAGVIALMAAAVGSASMAFIRVFGRAGMSLAAVVLFTFGNSTSGGTLPTAYLPDWLHPFSEILPVGVGVRAVQGLSHFNNDGLTAGVVVLVTWILVAAAVLFWRDAQGSRRAPAA
- a CDS encoding TetR/AcrR family transcriptional regulator, translating into MPRNRQQIPREERAGDLLAAATELFLAKGYAKTTMADISAAAGVARGNVYWYFDSKDDIFAAVMDRMLSREIRTLSAEQAGADPLSRLVRGLSDMRYSRPLHQAMHDRLPHSEAVRAAHNTFLGWIVGLVDEVIVEHGLDGDPDIDAALLRDTVVTVFEGAHVPNDRNRPAHEMLRFLMESVLAGRSPVTKA
- a CDS encoding MarR family winged helix-turn-helix transcriptional regulator — protein: MSRTPADPSTRVGYVAWQTVHVMGTRLERALRSLNLTTAQHNALQHAVWVPGISAAEIARRTGFTPQSMGAAVNTLVDRGLLIRREHPSNRRTVQLTVTASGAKLAERARVVVERLDMEALAVLAPGEREVIRSLLLRMLAELNPDAVPTSDLRATS
- a CDS encoding SDR family oxidoreductase — translated: MRAGTAGNAGGPRLRARRAGHRSGHGPSAKPSKEPARGNPKVSEPEAVRNEERPLLAVIGAAGLCGRYLLEAAQRSPFRVRAVVHGPGGRERVAALGVDEIVEADLAEPDAVRQAVKNADFVFMIPPAFHPEEDVFAIRALEAAEHAGARRFVYLSVLHPHTPGLRHHMRKANAEATVRGSDLDWTILQPSMFAQIVLSTWGRAPAGSVNVPFDVHNKFSFIDLRELAEVGVKVLSEQGHGSATYELAGPTTTPAEALRIAGRVRGVELEARTVDWEEAPLPPPVADDPSRGPDMRAMWQDYDRHGLRGNSNVLRMLLGREPASFEEAAAAFAARG